A region from the Lycium barbarum isolate Lr01 chromosome 8, ASM1917538v2, whole genome shotgun sequence genome encodes:
- the LOC132605079 gene encoding uncharacterized protein LOC132605079 produces the protein MNPSKIQKYEMRSASKIAKHEFIQPGSFAAKGRGGKSLRVMGSLRVNVEQRTLIAKNKSCNTTTSKLNMLAEKNFNVHHYFEAMEDNFPLYQEAEMTQEAHRSDRSGRGQSVRVTAEKRTPIGKNRSCTPATSNLNKPTKRSILVPPDFDPMEDSLYQDAEVTLDVQRSDTSPFESHKAKKVAAVTRDVQRSPFESQKAKKVAEVTRDVQRSETGPFESQKAKKVVEVTRDG, from the exons ATGAATCCCTCAAAAATCCAGAAGTATGAAATGAGATCAGCTTCAAAGATTGCTAAGCATGAATTCATTCAACCTGGTTCCTTTGCAGCAAAGGGACGGGGAGGGAAAAGCTTAAGAGTAATGGGATCTTTAAGAGTTAATGTCGAACAGAGGACTCTAATTGCCAAAAATAAGAGTTGTAATACAACAACTTCTAAGTTGAATATGCTAGCTGAGAAAAATTTCAATGTGCACCATTATTTCGAAGCAATGGAAGACAATTTCCCCCTCTATCAAGAAGCTGAAATGACTCAAGAAGCTCACAGAAGTGACAGAAGCGGTCGAGGACAAAGCGTAAGAGTTACTGCTGAAAAGAGGACTCCAATTGGAAAAAATAGAAGTTGTACTCCAGCAACTTCTAATCTAAATAAGCCAACAAAGAGAAGTATCCTTGTGCCTCCTGATTTTGATCCAATGGAAGACTCCCTTTATCAAGATGCTGAAGTGACTCTAGATGTTCAGAGAAGTGATACta GTCCATTTGAATCTCATAAGGCAAAAAAAGTGGCTGCAGTTACTCGAGATGTTCAGAGAA GTCCATTTGAATCTCAAAAGGCAAAAAAAGTGGCTGAAGTGACTCGAGATGTTCAGAGAAGTGAAACtg GTCCATTTGAATCTCAAAAGGCAAAAAAGGTGGTTGAAGTTACTCGAGATGGTTAG